The sequence TGATAAAAGTTCTGCTGGTAAGCCAGCAATCTTAGCAACGTGGATACCGTAGGATTTGTCAGCTGGTCCTGGTTCGATCTTGTGAAGGAAGGTAACCTGCCCATCCTGCTCCAAGGTCGCCACATGGACATTGACCAAGTTTTTCAAGCTGGACTCCAGACTGGTCAACTCATGGTAGTGGGTCGCAAAGAGGGTTTTGGCTCCGATATGTTCATGAATGTATTCGATGATGGACTGGGCAAGAGCCATCCCATCATATGTTGCCGTTCCCCGTCCCAATTCATCGAAGAGAATGAGAGAGTTCTTGGTCGCATGCGAAATGGCATTGTTGGCCTCCATCATCTCTACCATGAAGGTTGATTGACCTGAAACCAAGTCATCTGCTGCTCCGATACGGGTAAAGATAGCATCAAAGATCGGCAAATGGGCGCTCTCCGCCGGCACATACGAGCCCAGCTGGGCCATAACCGCAGTCATGGCTAACTGGCGCATGTAGGTTGACTTCCCACTCATGTTGGGCCCTGTAATTAGCTGAATACTCGTATCTTCTGCCATCTGGATACTATTTGGAATATAGGTCTGAGCTCCCATGACCTTTTCGACGACAGCATGGCGCCCTTTCTGGATATTGATTTGTGAATCATCCCCAAACTCTGGTCGAATCAAATGCTGAGTTTCAGCCACAACTGCTAGACTTTGCAAGACATCAACCGTTGCAATTCCTTGGGCTAGAGCCTGCAAACGCTGGATGTACTTGCTGACTTCCTCACGGATACGCATAAAGATTTCATATTCTAGGTTGGCTGACTTCTCACGCGCCTCCAGCATATCCCCCTCGATACGGGCTAACTCCTCTGTCCCAAAGCGTTCCGAGTTTTTCAGTGTTGCCTTGCGGAAAAAGTGGGATGGCACATTTCCCAGTTGCGAATTGGTCACATGGAAATAATAGCCATCTTTTTTATTGTAGTCAATCTTAAGCGTGCTGATGCCAGAGTTTTCTCTCTCCTTAGCCTCAATCTCAGCAATCCAGCTAGTCCCTTCTCTGAGCACACGACGGTACTTGTCTAAGGTCTCATCAAATCCCGTACGGATAATGCCACCTTCCGTAATCACGTGAGGAGCTTCAGGAGCAATGGCAGCACTAATCAAGCTCTCCAACTCAGGAATGGCATCTAACTGTGCGATGAGGTAGGCCAGAGCAGGCTGCTCCATTCCCTCTAAAATCGCTCGAATCCGTGGTACACTAGATAAGGTGGTCGCCAATTGCAAGAGATCCTTTGGATTGGTCTTACCAAAAGAAACCCGACTAGCCAAACGTTCGATGTCATAAACACCCTTGAGGCTATCCGTTAAATCGCTGCGCTCAAAGAAGTGGTCAAGAAAGACCTGCACCACGTCTTGACGTTGGATGATTCGCTCCTTATCAATCAAAGGACGATGGATCCAAGAACGCAAGAGCCGCATGCCCATAGCTGTTTTGGTTTCATCCAAAAGCCAGAAAAGACTCCCTTGCTTCTTGCCTGAACGGGCATTCTCAAGCAAATCCAAACTAGCCTTGGTCGCATAATCCATCTGCAAGAAATCTTTGATTTCATAGCGGATAACTGGTTTGAGGTGGTTCAATTCCCGCATCTGGGTTCGGTGAACATACTGGAGTAGCTTACTAGCTGCCGCTTGCTCCACAGCTGCCAGTCGTGAACCCAATAAATGGATGTCCTCAAAACCTTCTTTCTCATAGGAAATCACCAGATTCATCTGACGACTTAGAATTTGTTCTTCTTCCTCAGGCAAGTCATAACCCAGCACCACTTCACGAGCCTTGAGATTGCGAATTTCCCCACAAACCAACGTGAAATCTAGTAGACCTGTCACATAGAAATCACCCGTCACCAAATCCATATAAGCCAGACCAAACTGATTGCCATCACGATCTAAGGAAACCAAGAAATTATTCTGACTATCCGACTTACTGCTATCAACGACCGTTCCAGGTGTGATGACCTGGACCACCTCTCGCTTGACAACCCCCACTGCTTGTTTGGGATCTTCCATCTGTTCTGCAATGGCAACTTTATAGCCCTGCTCAATCAGAACATCGATGTACTGCTGGGCAGAATGATAGGGGACGCCCGCCATTGGTATCGGATTTTCTGCATTTTTATTCCGACTCGTTAAGGAAATTTCTAAAATTTGTGCTGCATTAATTGCATCTTCATAGAACAACTCGTAAAAATCACCCATTCGAAAAAGCAAAAAAGCATCTGGGTATTGTTTCTTAATATCCACATACTGTTGCATGCCGGGTGATAGCTTTTCTGTTGCCATTTTTCGTCTCTCCTTGCTAAAAATAAGTCTTGAGAGCAACTCCCAAGACCTTATTTATCTTTCATCAAATCTAGCAAACGATCTTCCATCAGCTTGGCAACGTGCTGGTCTCGACAAATAACCAATAAGGTATTAGCACCAGCAACCGTTCCTAAAATCCATTCATCCTTGTTTGCATCTACAATGTTTGCTAAGACTGCAGCTTCCCCAAGTTTGGTATGCAGTACCAAGGTGAACTCTGCTCTTGCAACACCTTCTAAATGATGAGACAAAAACTCAACTAAATCAATCTTATCTGTCTCATTTGCTAGTACATAATACACCATATCATTTTTCTTAACCTTGGTCAAGCCGATTTCACGCAAATCACGCGACAAAGTCGTTTGTGTCACATAAACATTACGAGCTTCTAAACGATCTTGAATCTCTTTTTGTGTCCCAAGTTTTTCTTCAGCGATCATCTTTTTAATCAACTGATGCCGTTCTCTTTTTCTCATATTATCCTCTTAAGCGAATATTTATAACAAATTTTACATTTATTTTATAACTATATTATACCAAAAAAAATAGATAATTCAAAAAAATTCTTTTCTTTCTCAAAAAATGTAGTAAATTGTGTTAAAATAGTAAAAAAGCCCAAAAGGAGCCCTTATGAATACAAAAGAATTGATTGCTAGCGAGTTGGCTAGCGTCATTGATAGTCTGGACCAAGAGGCTATTTTAAATTTACTGGAAACACCTAAAAACTCAGAAATGGGAGACATCGCCTTCCCTGCCTTTTCTCTAGCAAAGGTCGAGCGTAAAGCTCCTCAAATGATTGCAACAGATATTGCTGAAAAAATCAATAGTCAAGCCTTTGAAAAGGTTGTTGCTACTGGACCTTACGTCAACTTTTTCCTTGATAAATCTGCTATTTCGGCTCAAGTATTACAGGATGTTATTACTGAGAAAGAGCACTATGCTGACCAAACCATTGGCAAGCAAGAAAATGTCGTTATTGATATGTCTAGTCCCAACATCGCAAAACCATTCTCTATTGGGCACTTGCGCTCAACGGTTATCGGAGATAGCTTATCACATATTTTCCAAAAAATCGGCTATCAAACGGTCAAGGTTAACCACCTAGGAGACTGGGGCAAACAGTTTGGAATGTTGATCGTTGCCTACAAGAAATGGGGAAATGAGAAAGCTGTTAAAGCGCATCCAATCGATGAACTTCTTAAACTCTACGTTCGCATCAATGCTGAAGCTGAAAAAGACCCTAGCTTGGATGAAGAAGCACGCGAATGGTTCCGCAAACTGGAAAATGGAGATGAGGAAGCCCTCGCTCTCTGGCAATGGTTCCGTGATGAAAGTTTAGTGGAATTCAACCGCCTTTACAATGAATTGCAAGTCGAATTTGATAGCTACAACGGGGAAGCCTTTTACAATGATAAGATGGATGCTGTTGTAGACATTCTCGCTGAAAAAGGACTTCTTGTTGAGTCAGAGGGAGCCCAAGTTGTCAATCTTGAGAAATATGGAATTGAACATCCAGCCCTTATCAAAAAATCTGATGGTGCAACTCTCTATATCACACGTGACTTGGCTGCAGCCCTTTACCGTAAAAACGAATACCAATTTGCAAAATCCATCTATGTTGTTGGTCAAGAGCAATCTGCCCACTTCAAACAACTCAAGGCAGTACTACAAGAGATGGGCTACGATTGGAGCCAAGACATTGTCCATGTTCCGTTTGGATTGGTAACAAAAGAAGGGAAAAAACTCTCTACTCGTAAAGGAAATGTCATCTTGCT comes from Streptococcus oralis and encodes:
- the mutS gene encoding DNA mismatch repair protein MutS, producing the protein MATEKLSPGMQQYVDIKKQYPDAFLLFRMGDFYELFYEDAINAAQILEISLTSRNKNAENPIPMAGVPYHSAQQYIDVLIEQGYKVAIAEQMEDPKQAVGVVKREVVQVITPGTVVDSSKSDSQNNFLVSLDRDGNQFGLAYMDLVTGDFYVTGLLDFTLVCGEIRNLKAREVVLGYDLPEEEEQILSRQMNLVISYEKEGFEDIHLLGSRLAAVEQAAASKLLQYVHRTQMRELNHLKPVIRYEIKDFLQMDYATKASLDLLENARSGKKQGSLFWLLDETKTAMGMRLLRSWIHRPLIDKERIIQRQDVVQVFLDHFFERSDLTDSLKGVYDIERLASRVSFGKTNPKDLLQLATTLSSVPRIRAILEGMEQPALAYLIAQLDAIPELESLISAAIAPEAPHVITEGGIIRTGFDETLDKYRRVLREGTSWIAEIEAKERENSGISTLKIDYNKKDGYYFHVTNSQLGNVPSHFFRKATLKNSERFGTEELARIEGDMLEAREKSANLEYEIFMRIREEVSKYIQRLQALAQGIATVDVLQSLAVVAETQHLIRPEFGDDSQINIQKGRHAVVEKVMGAQTYIPNSIQMAEDTSIQLITGPNMSGKSTYMRQLAMTAVMAQLGSYVPAESAHLPIFDAIFTRIGAADDLVSGQSTFMVEMMEANNAISHATKNSLILFDELGRGTATYDGMALAQSIIEYIHEHIGAKTLFATHYHELTSLESSLKNLVNVHVATLEQDGQVTFLHKIEPGPADKSYGIHVAKIAGLPAELLSRADKILTQLENQETESPAPMRETSAVTEQMSLFDTPAEHPILAELAKLDVYNMTPMQAMNVLVELKQKL
- the argR gene encoding arginine repressor yields the protein MRKRERHQLIKKMIAEEKLGTQKEIQDRLEARNVYVTQTTLSRDLREIGLTKVKKNDMVYYVLANETDKIDLVEFLSHHLEGVARAEFTLVLHTKLGEAAVLANIVDANKDEWILGTVAGANTLLVICRDQHVAKLMEDRLLDLMKDK
- the argS gene encoding arginine--tRNA ligase gives rise to the protein MNTKELIASELASVIDSLDQEAILNLLETPKNSEMGDIAFPAFSLAKVERKAPQMIATDIAEKINSQAFEKVVATGPYVNFFLDKSAISAQVLQDVITEKEHYADQTIGKQENVVIDMSSPNIAKPFSIGHLRSTVIGDSLSHIFQKIGYQTVKVNHLGDWGKQFGMLIVAYKKWGNEKAVKAHPIDELLKLYVRINAEAEKDPSLDEEAREWFRKLENGDEEALALWQWFRDESLVEFNRLYNELQVEFDSYNGEAFYNDKMDAVVDILAEKGLLVESEGAQVVNLEKYGIEHPALIKKSDGATLYITRDLAAALYRKNEYQFAKSIYVVGQEQSAHFKQLKAVLQEMGYDWSQDIVHVPFGLVTKEGKKLSTRKGNVILLEPTIAEAVSRAKAQIEAKNPELENKDQVAHAVGVGAIKFYDLKTDRTNGYDFDLEAMVSFEGETGPYVQYAYARIQSILRKADFKPDAAGNYSLNDAESWEIIKLLQDFPRIINRAADNFEPSIIAKFAISLAQAFNKYYAHTRILDESPERDSRLALSYATAVVLKEALRLLGVEAPEKM